The Sulfurospirillum tamanense genome includes a region encoding these proteins:
- a CDS encoding inorganic phosphate transporter, with product MSRDNFLAFTLFTVSTIGFFVWGYDYIPSHHFLLFTIATLFGLFMAFNIGGNDVANSFGTSVGAKTITLKQALIIAAIFELSGAIFAGGEVTKTIRQGIVQMPTSEFDPLLFVAVMLAALLSAGLWLLIASKRGLPVSTTHSIVGGIVGGSIALGYVVTGGESSFSMVSWGKIGQIAISWVVSPVLGGILSYIVYHYIKKKILTPTEKAVDVLKRMKKSRKIYKEKYANALGLKSDEEQIEALRHLVMQDDEDQNGNLGTETDFQKRIKAMKKREKQVDTFGALRRNIPFVGALAAVSVSSMLLFKGLKNLKMEISTIETVWIIFLIGTAAYLVSLAIVNIMAKNDAHKSATRIFAWLQIFTASAFAFSHGANDIANAIGPFAAVLDVLKTGAINASAPVPLIAMAVFGVSLIVGLWFLGKEVITTVGSRLAEILPVTGFSAELAASLVILLATAFGIPVSSTHILIGAVLGIGVLNKDANWKLMRPIALAWVITLPVAGFSSAFFFFVLKAAMGL from the coding sequence ATGTCGCGCGATAACTTTCTGGCTTTTACTCTCTTTACTGTTTCTACCATCGGCTTTTTTGTTTGGGGGTATGATTATATCCCATCTCACCATTTTCTTCTTTTTACCATCGCTACTCTTTTTGGCTTGTTTATGGCCTTTAACATTGGCGGTAACGACGTAGCCAACTCTTTTGGCACAAGTGTGGGTGCAAAGACGATTACCCTTAAACAAGCCCTTATTATTGCAGCTATTTTTGAGCTGAGTGGGGCGATTTTTGCAGGCGGTGAAGTTACTAAGACTATTCGCCAAGGCATTGTTCAAATGCCTACATCCGAATTTGACCCCTTGCTGTTTGTGGCAGTGATGCTCGCCGCACTTTTGAGTGCTGGGCTATGGCTTTTGATTGCCTCAAAAAGAGGATTGCCAGTTTCCACTACCCACTCCATTGTAGGCGGGATTGTAGGCGGGAGTATCGCCCTTGGCTATGTGGTCACAGGAGGTGAGAGCTCTTTTTCTATGGTGAGTTGGGGCAAGATTGGTCAGATTGCCATAAGCTGGGTGGTTTCTCCTGTGCTTGGGGGGATTTTGTCTTATATTGTTTACCACTACATCAAAAAAAAGATTCTCACGCCCACAGAAAAAGCAGTGGACGTGTTAAAGCGCATGAAAAAAAGTCGCAAAATCTACAAAGAAAAATACGCCAATGCCCTTGGACTTAAAAGCGACGAAGAACAAATCGAAGCATTGCGTCATTTGGTTATGCAGGATGATGAGGATCAAAACGGTAATTTGGGCACTGAAACGGATTTTCAAAAACGCATTAAGGCGATGAAAAAACGGGAAAAACAGGTAGATACCTTTGGAGCATTGCGTCGGAATATCCCTTTTGTTGGTGCACTTGCTGCGGTTTCTGTTTCTTCAATGTTGTTGTTTAAAGGGTTAAAAAACCTTAAGATGGAGATCAGTACCATTGAGACCGTTTGGATTATTTTCCTCATAGGCACAGCGGCGTATTTAGTCAGCCTTGCCATTGTGAACATTATGGCCAAGAACGATGCCCACAAAAGTGCGACGCGCATTTTTGCATGGCTTCAGATTTTTACCGCTTCGGCGTTTGCTTTTAGCCATGGGGCCAATGACATCGCCAATGCCATTGGGCCATTTGCGGCGGTCTTGGATGTGCTTAAAACCGGAGCCATTAACGCTAGCGCTCCTGTGCCGCTTATCGCTATGGCTGTCTTTGGTGTGTCGCTCATTGTGGGGCTTTGGTTTTTGGGTAAGGAGGTCATCACCACTGTTGGGTCACGCCTTGCAGAGATTTTGCCCGTAACGGGCTTTTCTGCAGAACTTGCGGCAAGTTTGGTGATTTTGCTTGCAACAGCCTTTGGGATTCCTGTTTCTTCTACTCATATTCTCATCGGTGCGGTGCTTGGCATTGGGGTTCTTAACAAAGATGCCAACTGGAAGCTCATGCGTCCCATCGCTCTAGCGTGGGTTATTACTTTGCCTGTTGCGGGCTTTTCTTCTGCCTTCTTCTTTTTTGTACTTAAAGCAGCTATGGGGCTTTAA
- the pdxA gene encoding 4-hydroxythreonine-4-phosphate dehydrogenase — protein sequence MKLAISLGDLNGIGLEIALRSHEEIAQWCEPVYCIDPTMLAWGAALLGLDVPESLQTCPCGDVFDITPGRATKASGKASYASFLKALSLVQENKADALVTLPIHKEAWHKAGMLYKGHTDALAGLLKEDAMMMLGCETLFVGLFTHHIPLKNVAKQIKKKPLIGFLIRFWEALHVKPIGVLGLNPHAGDGGVIGKEERVIAKAIAAANKAIGEEVFMGPLVPDAAFTPQKLAQFSHLVCLYHDQGLTPLKALFFEESINVSLGLSVVRTSVDHGTAYDIAYKGMNPSCKSFLNATKSAITLAEKRRNFT from the coding sequence ATGAAGCTAGCCATTAGTCTTGGGGATTTAAATGGCATTGGTCTTGAGATTGCGTTGCGCTCCCATGAGGAGATTGCGCAATGGTGCGAGCCGGTGTATTGCATTGACCCGACGATGCTTGCGTGGGGTGCGGCGCTGTTAGGCTTAGATGTCCCCGAAAGCTTGCAAACATGCCCGTGTGGCGATGTGTTTGACATTACTCCAGGGCGTGCCACAAAAGCTTCAGGTAAGGCCTCTTACGCATCCTTCCTAAAAGCACTCTCTTTGGTGCAAGAAAATAAAGCTGACGCGTTGGTGACCTTGCCTATTCATAAGGAAGCATGGCACAAAGCAGGAATGCTTTACAAGGGACACACTGACGCTCTGGCAGGACTCTTGAAAGAAGATGCCATGATGATGTTAGGGTGTGAAACGCTTTTTGTGGGCCTTTTTACCCACCATATTCCTTTGAAAAACGTTGCTAAACAGATTAAGAAAAAACCATTAATAGGCTTTTTAATACGCTTTTGGGAAGCCTTACATGTAAAGCCTATTGGGGTGCTAGGGCTTAACCCCCACGCGGGCGATGGCGGGGTGATTGGGAAGGAAGAGCGTGTCATTGCCAAGGCGATTGCAGCAGCCAATAAGGCTATCGGGGAAGAGGTATTTATGGGGCCATTGGTGCCTGATGCGGCCTTTACGCCCCAGAAACTAGCGCAGTTTTCCCATCTGGTGTGTTTGTACCATGACCAAGGATTAACGCCTCTTAAGGCCCTCTTTTTTGAAGAGAGTATTAATGTTTCTCTGGGGCTTAGTGTGGTGCGCACTTCGGTGGACCATGGCACGGCGTATGATATTGCTTACAAAGGTATGAATCCTTCGTGTAAAAGCTTTCTTAATGCTACAAAAAGCGCCATAACACTTGCCGAAAAAAGGCGAAATTTTACCTAA